One genomic region from Thermoleptolyngbya sichuanensis A183 encodes:
- a CDS encoding YciI family protein, which translates to MPWFVKIEKGLVDKATFDQSVPAHKQFVRDLIAKGHQAKTGYWAERGGGMLLFQADSMEEARAIVAQDPLVQNGCVSYELHEWKIVVE; encoded by the coding sequence ATGCCCTGGTTCGTCAAGATCGAAAAAGGGCTTGTGGACAAGGCAACGTTTGATCAATCTGTGCCAGCCCACAAGCAGTTTGTCCGTGACCTGATCGCCAAAGGGCATCAGGCTAAAACCGGGTACTGGGCCGAGCGGGGCGGAGGAATGCTGCTGTTTCAGGCAGACTCGATGGAAGAAGCTAGGGCGATCGTGGCGCAAGACCCACTAGTGCAAAATGGCTGCGTCAGCTACGAGCTACACGAGTGGAAAATCGTGGTCGAGTAA
- a CDS encoding DUF3370 domain-containing protein, which produces MLPFLPLFPLAQATPAEVYIPTPPPPTPRLSHVVEAQEVRPLPGQLDSVPVFNSNSPELVQQEGILLSTFPPQGMRVPSAHLNYAFEGRFDVFAHHIAKGRTPTDVRTLYIGLLAYNPSDRPVTIQVHQSASYLSQEAPFYDLPSYVANAGPTVFAGPGSRTMGDILRGLSQAILPERVTIPPRYVQLLLNEPIPLRSLQSYRNREPLPIVDPEDMGLDAAEAADVVQNGEARRPARPSNANLPINGRSALLHLSSDGPVHLASLGMFARVNGNGTERSPRMEEWLALLQQGDVAGPRDRVPTPPNARQIGRFYYSRVSGVTQGSRWDAVLTDGDGVDHLTIPQRGGAISYAISTVDRHTLGTGQIQSAPMLVRYPDTAYRGHGNYGVRYNLTLPLYNNTNQEQTVALLFQTPMKDESLRGQALRFLSPPDRRIFFRGTLRLRYVNDWGVAQTRYVHVVQRRGQQGEPLLTLNLRRGDRRQVQVELLYPPDATPPQALTIQTLAPEQAPRPTPQEEGGTAVTLEASPQP; this is translated from the coding sequence ATGCTTCCATTTTTGCCACTGTTTCCCCTAGCTCAAGCCACCCCGGCCGAGGTCTACATCCCTACGCCACCTCCACCGACCCCACGACTCAGCCATGTGGTCGAAGCTCAAGAGGTGCGCCCACTGCCGGGGCAGCTTGATTCGGTGCCAGTGTTTAACAGCAACAGCCCGGAACTAGTGCAGCAAGAAGGCATCTTGCTATCCACCTTTCCCCCGCAGGGGATGCGCGTTCCCTCTGCCCACTTGAACTACGCCTTTGAAGGGCGCTTTGACGTGTTCGCCCATCACATTGCAAAAGGGCGCACGCCAACCGACGTGCGGACGCTCTACATTGGGCTTCTGGCCTACAATCCATCCGATCGCCCGGTGACGATTCAGGTTCATCAGTCTGCGAGTTACCTGAGCCAGGAAGCCCCGTTCTACGATCTGCCCTCCTACGTGGCAAACGCCGGACCCACGGTGTTTGCAGGGCCAGGCAGCCGCACCATGGGCGACATCTTGCGAGGGCTGAGCCAAGCCATTTTGCCGGAGCGGGTGACGATTCCACCCCGGTATGTGCAACTGCTGCTAAACGAACCCATTCCCCTGCGGAGCTTGCAGTCTTACCGCAATCGTGAGCCGTTGCCCATTGTCGATCCGGAGGATATGGGGCTAGACGCGGCAGAGGCAGCCGATGTTGTGCAAAACGGTGAGGCGCGTCGCCCGGCTCGTCCATCCAATGCCAATCTGCCCATCAACGGGCGATCGGCGCTGCTGCACTTGTCCAGCGATGGCCCCGTGCATCTGGCGAGTTTGGGCATGTTTGCCAGGGTGAATGGCAACGGCACCGAGCGATCGCCCCGCATGGAGGAGTGGCTGGCACTCTTGCAGCAGGGCGATGTGGCTGGGCCGCGCGATCGCGTTCCAACGCCGCCCAATGCCCGCCAAATTGGTCGGTTTTATTACAGCCGGGTATCTGGCGTGACGCAGGGTTCTCGCTGGGATGCTGTGCTGACGGATGGCGATGGGGTTGATCACTTGACGATTCCCCAGCGGGGCGGAGCGATTTCCTATGCAATTAGCACGGTCGATCGGCACACCCTGGGCACTGGGCAAATTCAGAGTGCGCCCATGCTGGTTCGTTATCCAGATACTGCCTATCGGGGGCATGGCAACTATGGCGTGCGCTACAACCTGACGCTGCCGCTGTATAACAACACCAATCAGGAGCAGACTGTGGCGCTGCTGTTCCAAACGCCAATGAAGGACGAATCGCTGCGGGGTCAGGCATTGCGGTTCCTGAGTCCGCCCGATCGCCGCATCTTTTTCCGAGGGACGCTGCGGCTGCGATATGTGAACGATTGGGGAGTGGCCCAGACCCGCTATGTGCATGTGGTGCAGCGACGAGGACAGCAAGGTGAGCCGCTGTTGACCTTAAATCTGAGACGGGGCGATCGCCGTCAGGTGCAGGTTGAACTGCTCTACCCGCCCGATGCCACGCCACCCCAAGCGCTCACCATCCAAACACTGGCACCAGAACAAGCGCCTCGGCCGACCCCGCAAGAAGAAGGCGGTACAGCCGTTACGCTGGAAGCCTCTCCTCAGCCGTAG
- the mutL gene encoding DNA mismatch repair endonuclease MutL, with translation MTQSIQPLSEAVVNLIAAGEVIDSLGAVVRELAENALDAGATHVSIAVWPERWSLRVADNGSGMSHTDLRRAAAPHSTSKIHASEDLWNIRSLGFRGEALHSLAQLADLEIGSRLAGSTEGWWVRYDCQGNPVLETTVAIAPGTVVTVSHLFGNWLPRREGLPPMTQQLRAIQQVVYHLALGHPQVTWVVQQGDRPWFSLWASQTARQILPQILRDVQPGDLVEVELGVGLRADGSGEDASTPHPPRSTFLIGLPDRCHRRRPDWVKVAVNGRVVQLPELEQTILGAFRRTLPRDRHPVCFLHLHLPPEQIDWNRHPAKAEIYLKELDRLQAQVQEAIAHALSLHAHSLSDAAHSQRLGQVLRAAESGGGYRLGRLDEPNQPIGEESREESSEEASVPAFPPSSAPTPLRAIAQVHNMYILAEHPAGIWLIEQHIAHERVLYEELCDRWTVVPLDPPALLPNLATAQVEQLVRIGLTVEPFGEALWAIRTAPAPLAQREDCTEALLELSLGGDLETALVATACRTAIRNGTPLTLPELQTLLDRWQQTRNPRTCPHGRPICLSLQESSLSRFFRRHWVIGKSHGI, from the coding sequence ATGACGCAATCCATCCAGCCCCTTTCAGAAGCAGTCGTCAATCTCATTGCAGCGGGCGAGGTGATCGACTCGCTGGGGGCGGTGGTGCGAGAGCTGGCGGAAAACGCGCTGGACGCGGGCGCAACTCACGTCAGCATTGCCGTATGGCCCGAGCGGTGGTCGCTGCGCGTGGCGGACAATGGCAGCGGCATGAGCCATACCGATTTGCGCCGAGCAGCCGCGCCCCACAGCACCAGCAAAATTCACGCTAGCGAAGACTTGTGGAACATCCGCAGTCTGGGCTTTCGGGGCGAGGCGCTGCATAGTTTGGCGCAATTAGCCGATCTGGAAATTGGCAGCCGTCTAGCAGGCTCGACGGAAGGCTGGTGGGTGCGCTACGACTGCCAGGGCAACCCCGTCTTGGAAACCACGGTGGCGATCGCCCCTGGCACGGTGGTCACGGTTTCGCACCTGTTTGGCAACTGGCTGCCCCGCCGCGAGGGATTGCCGCCGATGACCCAACAACTCCGCGCCATCCAGCAGGTGGTCTATCATCTGGCGCTGGGCCATCCGCAGGTGACGTGGGTGGTTCAGCAGGGCGATCGCCCCTGGTTTAGCCTGTGGGCCAGCCAGACGGCGAGACAGATCCTGCCCCAAATCCTGCGGGACGTGCAGCCGGGGGATTTGGTGGAGGTTGAGTTGGGAGTTGGGTTGAGGGCGGATGGGAGTGGTGAGGATGCCAGCACGCCCCATCCCCCGCGCTCCACATTCCTGATTGGTCTACCCGACCGCTGCCATCGCCGCCGCCCAGATTGGGTAAAGGTGGCAGTGAATGGGCGGGTCGTTCAGCTTCCAGAACTGGAGCAGACGATCCTGGGCGCGTTTCGCCGGACGCTGCCGCGCGATCGCCATCCCGTTTGCTTCTTGCATCTGCATCTGCCGCCGGAGCAAATTGACTGGAATCGCCACCCGGCCAAAGCCGAGATTTACCTAAAGGAACTAGATCGGCTGCAAGCGCAGGTGCAGGAGGCGATCGCCCACGCCCTCAGCCTTCATGCCCATAGCCTCAGCGACGCTGCCCATAGCCAGCGCCTAGGGCAAGTGCTGAGGGCTGCCGAGTCTGGCGGGGGCTACAGGCTGGGCAGACTGGACGAACCGAACCAGCCCATCGGCGAGGAGTCTCGTGAAGAATCTTCTGAGGAAGCTTCTGTGCCTGCGTTCCCGCCTTCTTCCGCGCCCACTCCGCTGCGGGCGATCGCCCAGGTTCATAACATGTACATCTTGGCAGAACACCCCGCAGGCATCTGGCTGATTGAGCAGCACATTGCCCATGAGCGGGTGTTGTATGAAGAACTGTGCGATCGCTGGACCGTAGTGCCCCTCGATCCGCCTGCGCTATTGCCCAACCTCGCGACGGCCCAGGTCGAACAACTCGTCCGCATTGGGCTGACGGTGGAACCCTTCGGAGAAGCACTGTGGGCCATCCGCACGGCTCCGGCTCCGCTGGCGCAGCGGGAAGATTGTACGGAGGCCCTGCTGGAACTCAGCTTGGGCGGCGATTTGGAAACGGCGCTGGTAGCAACGGCCTGCCGCACGGCTATCCGCAATGGCACGCCGCTGACCCTACCCGAACTGCAAACCCTCCTCGATCGCTGGCAGCAGACCCGCAACCCACGCACCTGCCCCCACGGTCGCCCGATTTGCCTGTCGCTGCAAGAGTCCAGCCTGTCGCGCTTTTTCCGGCGGCATTGGGTGATCGGCAAGAGCCACGGAATTTAG
- the smpB gene encoding SsrA-binding protein SmpB: MADNGDGYKVVAENRQARFEYEILETFEAGIELVGTEVKSVRAGKANLRDGFALIRNGEVWLHNVHISPHDTASQYFNHDPRRTRKLLMHRQEIRKLIGKVEQQGLTLVPLKMYLKRGWVKVSLALARGKKLHDKREDLKQKQAKREMQRAMKR, translated from the coding sequence ATGGCAGACAACGGCGACGGCTACAAAGTGGTGGCAGAAAACCGACAAGCTCGGTTTGAATACGAGATTCTGGAAACCTTTGAGGCCGGCATTGAGCTAGTCGGCACAGAGGTCAAGTCTGTGCGGGCGGGCAAGGCCAACCTGCGCGACGGCTTCGCCCTCATCCGCAACGGCGAAGTATGGCTGCACAATGTCCACATTTCACCCCATGACACCGCCAGCCAATATTTCAACCACGACCCCCGCCGCACCCGCAAGCTGCTGATGCACCGCCAGGAAATTCGCAAACTGATTGGCAAAGTCGAACAGCAGGGCCTGACCCTGGTGCCGCTGAAAATGTACCTCAAGCGCGGCTGGGTCAAAGTTTCTCTGGCGCTGGCACGCGGCAAAAAGCTGCACGATAAGCGCGAAGACCTGAAGCAGAAGCAAGCCAAGCGAGAGATGCAGCGGGCAATGAAGCGATAG